The stretch of DNA TGGGCATTTCGCTCGTGCTTATCCGACTGTGGAGGAGACAAAGGGGAACAATCTGTCGACCGTCACATGTTTCTACTGTGGCGAGTTAGGACATTATGCGAACTCATGTCCATCGAGGCCGGCCAAACTGAACGCCCAAACTGTGAACCGTGCCCAGGCAGCGAACCAAGTGAAGGAACCCCCTGCAAAGAAGCAAGCAACCCCagcaaatgtttttgctttaggagTAGAGCCACCTAAACCTCCACAGGCCGCGAAGGGCCCTATAACAGGTTTGATTGGGTTCTAACTCTCTTGTGATTGTtagtgtttggttgtgtgttttGCGTggttagttttagcattgcattttgttatatttgttttgcgTTTAGGAACATTACTTGTTGGTGGTAACCCCACACATGTACTGTTCGATTCGGGAGCGTCCAATAGCTTTGTGACTCCCAAAGTGGTTGACAAGTTTGGAGACTTGTGTGAGGAGGAAGAGGTGAATATCAATGTCTACACTGCTGGTAATCAACCACCGctgaagacaagaagatggGTCAAGGAAGTGTCGATAGTCTTGAAAGATACGAACCTCCCAGTAAATCCATTGGTGATGCCATTGGATAGGTTCGATGCTATTTTGGGTATGGATTGGTTATCCGAACACCAAGCCCATATAGACTGCAGCAGGGGTAGAGTTGTATTTGAAAATGGAGGGAGGACCCCTCTAGTTTTCAATGGGATCAGCCCAAGTAAAACGGCATACTTCGCATCGGCAGCAAGGATTGGAAGATcggttgaagaggatgaagtcTATTTAGTCACTCTAACCGCCATGGGGGGAGATGACAGAGTAGGCATGAGAGTTGAGGATATTGCCATAGTCAAGGACTTTGAGGACGTGTTTAGGCCATTGGAAGGGTTGCTTCCACCTAGGAGCCATCCTTTTACCATAAATTTGGAGCCCGGAGCTACCCCAATTGCTAAGGCACCGTATCGCATGGCACCAGCCGAGTTGGCTGAACTCAAGTCTCAGTTAGAGGACTTGTTGGAGAAGGGTTTCATACGACCAAGTTCGTCGCCATGGGGAGCCCCGATGTTGTTCGTCAAGAAAAAGGACGGAAGCATGCGGTTATGTATTGATTACCGaggaatcaataacataacaataAAGGACAAGTATCCTTTGCCAAGGATCGATGAGCTGTTAGACCAGCTAAGAGGAGCAAGTTGGTTCTCGAAGATTGATTTAGCCTCCGGCTATCATCAAATCTCAATTGCGGAACAAGATGTGATGAAGACGGCGTTCCAAACGAGATATGGTCAGTATGAGTTCGTGGTGATACCGTTTGGACTTACCAATGCACCAGCGGCATTCATGCGATTGATGAATGAGGTTTTCCATGACTACCTGGATCGATTTGTGATCATCTTTATCGATGACATCCTGATATACTCGCGTAGTGCGGAGGAGCACGCGGAGCATTTGAAGAAGGTGCTGGAAAGGCTAAGGGAAATGAAACTATTTGCAAAGTTTAGCAAGTGCAAGTTTTGGCAGAGGGAAATTGGATTTCTAGGACACCGAGTTTCGGAGCAAGGTGTGTCCGCTGATCCAGAGAAGATTGCCGCAATACAAGATTGGCCAAAGCCAACGATCGCGTGAGAAGTAAGGAGTTTCTTAGGCCTTGCAGGCTATTACCGGAAGTTCGTGAAGGGGTTTTCGTCCATCGCGAAACCATTGACACGGCTTACCGGGAAAGGAGTACCTTTCATATGGAGTGAGGAATTGGAAGAAGCTTTCAGAAAGTTAAAGGGAGCGCTGACGACCGCGCCGGTGTTAGCCCTGCCCGAGCCAAACCAACCGTATTCTGTGTTTACAGATGCGTCAAAAGTTGGagtgggatgtgtgttgatgcaaggGGATAGGGTGATCGCCTATGCATCTAGACAGCTAAGGAAGCATGAGGAGAACTACCCCACACACGACCTGGAGATGGCCGCTGTGGTGTTTGCATCGAGGATTTGGAGATCGTACTTGTATGGAGAAGCTGTTCAGGTATTTACGGACCACCAAAGTCTTAAGTACTTATTCACGCAACCGGATCTTAATTTGCATCAGaggagatggatggagttcGTAGCCGATTACGACTTAAGAATCCAGTATCACCCAGGCAAAGCAAACGTAGTAGCGGATGCGCTAAGCCGAAGAAAAGCACAAGTTGATGTTGAGAAGGACGTGGAGTCTTTAACTGAGGAATTGAAGAAGGTAAGGCTTTTAGCCTTGGAGGGAGAATCTAGTGAGCCGTTGGGTTTACAAGCCGTAACTCAAGCGAGCCTACTACATCGAATTCGTGAAGAACAACCTAAAGACgagaacctgaagaagatcATCGAAGAGTTGAAAGGGTTAGAAGGACCAAATGCTAGTGGATATCATCTGGCGGATGATGACACTTTACTTCTCAATGGGAGAGTNNNNNNNNNNNNNNNNNNNNNNNNNNNNNNNNNNNNNNNNNNNNNNNNNNNNNNNNNNNNNNNNNNNNNNNNNNNNNNNNNNNNNNNNNNNNNNNNNNNNNNNNNNNNNNNNNNNNNNNNNNNNNNNNNNNNNNNNNNNNNNNNNNNNNNNNNNNNNNNNNNNNNNNNNNNNNNNNNNNNNNNNNNNNNNNNNNNNNNNNNNNNNNNNNNNNNNNNNNNNNNNNNNNNNNNNNNNNNNNNNNNNNNNNNNNNNNNNNNNNNNNNNNNNNNNNNNNNNNNNNNNNNNNNNNNNNNNNNNNNNNNNNNNNNNNNNNNNNNNNNNNNNNNNNNNNNNNNNNNNNNNNNNNNNNNNNNNNNNNNNNNNNNNNNNNNNNNNNNNNNNNNNNNNNNNNNNNNNNNNNNNNNNNNNNNNNNNNNNNNNNNNNNNNNNNNNNNNNNNNNNNNNNNNNNNNNNNNNNNNNNNNNNNNNNNNNNNNNNNNNNNNNNNNNNNNNNNNNNNNNNNNNNNNNNNNNNNNNNNNNNNNNNNNNNNNNNNNNNNNNNNNNNNNNNNNNNNNNNNNNNNNNNNNNNNNNNNNNNNNNNNNNNNNNNNNNNNNNNNNNNNNNNNNNNNNNNNNNNNNNNNNNNNNNNNNNNNNNNNNNNNNNNNNNNNNNNNNNNNNNNNNNNNNNNNNNNNNNNNNNNNNNNNNNNNNNNNNNNNNNNNNNNNNNNNNNNNNNNNNNNNNNNNNNNNNNNNNNNNNNNNNNNNNNNNNNNNNNNNNNNNNNNNNNNNNNNNNNNNNNNNNNNNNNNNNNNNNNNNNNNNNNNNNNNNNNNNNNNNNNNNNNNNNNNNNNNNNNNNNNNNNNNNNNNNNNNNNNNNNNNNNNNNNNNNNNNNNNNNNNNNNNNNNNNNNNNNNNNNNNNNNNNNNNNNNNNNNNNNNNNNNNNNNNNNNNNNNNNNNNNNNNGAAGAGAGCAGTGGCAAAATGGGTAAGCCAATGTGATTCATGTCAACGAATCAAGGTAGAGCATCAAGTGCCAGCGGGATTGCTTCGCAACTTGCCCATACCGACGTGGAAATGGGACTCTATCTCTATGGATTTTATTACCGGCCTACCTATAAGAAAAGGAAGAATCAATGACGCAGTATGGGTAGTGGTTGACCGTTTAACCAAAGTAGCCCGTTTGGTTCCAGTACGAAGCACAGATCAAGCGCCAGTCTTGGCAGAGAAGTATATAGACGAGATTCTGAAGTTGCATGGAGTGCCAGCAAATATTGTTTCCGATCGTGATCCAAAGTTCGCATCAATATTCTGGCAAGATTTACATAGGGCGTTGGGAACAGATGTTCATATGAGCACCTCTTTTCACCCAGAGACTGACGGGCAAACGGAGAGGACAATTCGCACCATAGAGGACATGATCCGACTATGTGCGCTAGAACGGTCATCAGATTGGGAGAAGAATTTTCCATTGGTGGAATTCGCGTATAACAATAGTTATCACTCGAGTACCGGCATGTCGCCATTTGAGGCCATGTACGGAAGGCCGTGTAGAACGCCTTTATGTTGGACGGAAGTTGGAGAGCGAACAAGTTTCA from Camelina sativa cultivar DH55 chromosome 9, Cs, whole genome shotgun sequence encodes:
- the LOC104715162 gene encoding uncharacterized protein LOC104715162 — translated: MVQDLLNHMIQQQQQDQANHVAEDPSDQFLKRVMLLRNLGFRKFKGDPNVVLADAWIKNLESNFEMTKCPEEFKRPVAVSFLEEDAKAWWDIVVSRYRYQTITWGIFKREFELKYFPPESRDRLESQFLQLEQGEMTVRAYGRIFTRLRRYLYQGNDDELAMARRFFNGLRPDIRGRLHAVTYRSIAEVEERSVSVEEAIEIEKEIAAREKKKESVQQTKIVNTPKVNQVAGQNWGAGRRKVKMNVSQGGRNVSNMDPRGCYVCGQVGHFARAYPTVEETKGNNLSTVTCFYCGELGHYANSCPSRPAKLNAQTVNRAQAANQVKEPPAKKQATPANVFALGVEPPKPPQAAKGPITGTLLVGGNPTHVLFDSGASNSFVTPKVVDKFGDLCEEEEVNINVYTAGNQPPLKTRRWVKEVSIVLKDTNLPVNPLVMPLDRFDAILGMDWLSEHQAHIDCSRGRVVFENGGRTPLVFNGISPSKTAYFASAARIGRSVEEDEVYLVTLTAMGGDDRVGMRVEDIAIVKDFEDVFRPLEGLLPPRSHPFTINLEPGATPIAKAPYRMAPAELAELKSQLEDLLEKGFIRPSSSPWGAPMLFVKKKDGSMRLCIDYRGINNITIKDKYPLPRIDELLDQLRGASWFSKIDLASGYHQISIAEQDVMKTAFQTRYGQYEFVVIPFGLTNAPAAFMRLMNEVFHDYLDRFVIIFIDDILIYSRSAEEHAEHLKKVLERLREMKLFAKFSKCKFWQREIGFLGHRVSEQGYYRKFVKGFSSIAKPLTRLTGKGVPFIWSEELEEAFRKLKGALTTAPVLALPEPNQPYSVFTDASKVGVGCVLMQGDRVIAYASRQLRKHEENYPTHDLEMAAVVFASRIWRSYLYGEAVQRRWMEFVADYDLRIQYHPGKANVVADALSRRKAQVDVEKDVESLTEELKKVRLLALEGESSEPLGLQAVTQASLLHRIREEQPKDENLKKIIEELKGLEGPNASGYHLADDDTLLLNGRVEHQVPAGLLRNLPIPTWKWDSISMDFITGLPIRKGRINDAVWVVVDRLTKVARLVPVRSTDQAPVLAEKYIDEILKLHGVPANIVSDRDPKFASIFWQDLHRALGTDVHMSTSFHPETDGQTERTIRTIEDMIRLCALERSSDWEKNFPLVEFAYNNSYHSSTGMSPFEAMYGRPCRTPLCWTEVGERTSFNHKLIDETTEKIKFIRESMKKAQDRQKKYADRKRREVEFEVGDMVYLKVVPQKGKDRFGKVGKFAVRFIGPYRIERRVGEVAYRLSMPEVMRLHKVFHVSQLRKHVPDPRMIVPEPIEELEPNLTYPEGPFGIGQRRTRKLKNRSIPQIQVFWGKQNRKVTTWEDEDRMRAKYLQLFAEEDEAGPVGHEELGGYWARYPGRGYLHDGVILADIQTLAFVVRSCDKRYGETTSLCCNNKSSETGSRELWALEGVSQTGYSMHGHGDLFNSVQGCVAVKEAWDILQVTFEGTSNVKQTRLDNLASDFENLSIEEGETIGSYSSHLSVIAQEAVFMGKLNEKIAETQDTADEEKVGLIVRNFFRKMECGQHKGSSSTVRSDLEKDFKRGDNQERQCLECEGYGHLRAECPNNKCKGSMQCYGFKGYGHTKAECPTKESKSKSFVVWSDSESDDDEQDGEVLNNYVALLGVIEEYEVVDQDVKDQSAVVSDSEDDDANLPAEEQVTLLISRIVQKTQEYDALLAEQLDLVSRLNLLSSELEEERTKSQRLEKQLHE